In the Bacteroidales bacterium genome, one interval contains:
- the rlmH gene encoding 23S rRNA (pseudouridine(1915)-N(3))-methyltransferase RlmH yields MKLSLFFTGKTSSDYLEKGIAEYEKRIKRYIEFEIKTIKDIKASKSMPVKTVKIKEGEQILKHIKNTDVLILLDEKGKLHTSKEFAQYINHKNSTRVKHLIFLIGGAYGFSEQIYKRANGKISLSKMTFSHQPIRLLFAEQLYRAFTIIKGEPYHNE; encoded by the coding sequence ATGAAACTATCTTTATTCTTTACAGGAAAAACATCTTCAGATTATTTGGAAAAAGGAATAGCTGAATATGAGAAAAGAATAAAGAGATATATTGAGTTTGAAATTAAGACGATTAAGGATATAAAGGCAAGTAAAAGTATGCCGGTCAAAACTGTTAAAATTAAAGAAGGAGAACAAATTCTGAAACATATTAAAAATACTGATGTATTAATTTTACTTGATGAAAAAGGGAAGTTACATACATCAAAAGAATTTGCTCAATATATTAATCATAAAAACAGCACAAGAGTTAAACATTTAATATTCTTAATCGGTGGTGCTTACGGTTTTTCAGAGCAAATTTATAAAAGAGCAAACGGAAAAATTTCTTTATCAAAAATGACTTTTTCGCATCAACCGATTAGATTGCTGTTTGCTGAACAATTATATCGAGCATTTACAATAATTAAAGGAGAACCTTATCATAATGAATAA
- a CDS encoding DUF4143 domain-containing protein, protein MLKVLQKSFHIQTITPFYKNHKKEIIKMPKLYFNDNGLRNSFLDNYNTIENKTDKGQLLENYVYIRLSELYSDSNIHFWRTSTGNEIDFIINESNISRKAYEVKFSSKNINKNKYKKFRTLYPDFDFQFISYNFDETGVSVPVLKL, encoded by the coding sequence GTGTTAAAAGTTCTTCAAAAAAGTTTTCATATTCAAACAATTACTCCTTTTTATAAAAACCATAAAAAAGAAATTATAAAAATGCCTAAACTTTATTTTAATGATAACGGTTTAAGAAATTCATTTTTAGATAATTATAATACAATTGAAAACAAAACAGATAAAGGACAACTATTAGAAAATTATGTATATATCAGACTGTCTGAACTTTATTCAGACAGTAATATTCATTTTTGGAGAACTTCAACCGGAAATGAAATAGATTTTATCATAAATGAAAGCAATATTTCAAGGAAAGCTTACGAAGTCAAATTTTCATCTAAAAATATCAACAAAAACAAATACAAAAAATTCAGAACCTTATATCCTGATTTTGATTTTCAATTTATATCTTATAACTTTGACGAAACAGGCGTTTCAGTTCCGGTATTAAAACTTTAA
- a CDS encoding WD40 repeat domain-containing protein, whose translation MTIKTLYTSLLFLIISITSFSQNLKEVNTIINEEKEITTANITPDNKFIICGFKTGKIIVYETLTGKIAYELNRHKGEIYSISFDKKGKYFVSACLDRSAIVWSINSGKQLKSFTENGDAVWTAEFTPDNKYIVTGGTDQVISVWELISTKRYRTLWGHKDRVYSLKVTKKGDKVYSVSGDNSIKVWDISKQLLLKTINSAHTNDITSIALSSDETFFVTGAKDNTVKIWDFNTFDELATMRGHMWHIKKVDISPDSKYIVSSSWDNTFKLWSVETKSEIRSFESHQFPVIDVAFSKDGKYLISCDENKVIIWDTGMNINIETSESN comes from the coding sequence ATGACCATAAAAACATTATACACAAGCCTACTTTTTTTAATTATTTCAATTACTTCATTCAGTCAAAATCTTAAAGAAGTTAATACAATAATTAATGAAGAAAAAGAAATTACTACTGCTAATATTACTCCTGATAACAAATTTATTATTTGCGGATTTAAAACCGGTAAAATAATAGTTTATGAAACATTAACAGGAAAAATTGCTTATGAGCTAAACAGACATAAAGGTGAAATCTATTCAATTTCTTTTGATAAAAAGGGGAAATATTTTGTTTCAGCCTGTCTTGACAGGTCTGCTATTGTATGGAGTATAAACTCAGGAAAACAACTAAAGTCTTTTACAGAAAACGGAGATGCCGTTTGGACAGCAGAATTTACACCCGATAACAAATATATTGTAACCGGGGGGACAGACCAAGTTATAAGTGTTTGGGAATTAATTTCAACAAAAAGATACAGAACATTATGGGGGCATAAAGACAGGGTATATTCATTAAAAGTAACTAAAAAAGGAGATAAAGTTTATAGTGTTTCAGGAGACAATTCTATTAAAGTATGGGATATTTCTAAACAACTATTATTAAAAACTATTAATTCTGCACACACCAACGATATTACATCTATTGCTCTTAGTTCTGATGAAACATTCTTTGTTACAGGTGCAAAAGACAATACTGTTAAAATATGGGACTTTAATACATTTGATGAATTAGCAACAATGAGAGGTCATATGTGGCATATTAAGAAAGTTGACATCAGCCCTGATTCTAAATATATAGTAAGCAGTTCTTGGGATAATACATTTAAATTATGGAGTGTTGAAACAAAATCCGAAATAAGATCTTTTGAATCTCATCAATTTCCTGTAATTGATGTTGCCTTCAGCAAAGACGGAAAATACTTAATTTCATGTGATGAAAATAAAGTAATTATTTGGGATACGGGAATGAATATTAATATTGAGACTTCTGAGTCGAATTAA
- a CDS encoding PEGA domain-containing protein: MKHLLFYLFILLTINLNAQTYDHPLNNPIYRGIIRENFNVSNQTIDDAIIFDNFLTTIRKNKNLPNKLERYSNFNLPSHGPEQLIKEYQYKKSEIDAACKTLRVDNEIRLERDIDEITKFFERKLKEHNVNLSTGNQYADVLLKEGTKDAVLETIKENREKKIEEARRDAEKQLRYELESKLIPIKEKMLVENSEAMKNYLNAFSHSISEKDEINYFEKYNFSKCCYDYIKNNYSIDDTKWLNPDCFIKNNGSLNYTVDNTDPDYIKIAFRKYSLYKKYNFEELLNATEKFLSDGIIQNPHNAEAHILMSEVAGDIIDKYSSICIASHLKPNNNDIKHKKISIKEDYIKELKVAIENNDRSFINRSIEKKIISDIIIDGVTLVEYSIMKNKKLIMDMLILDNESNISVNYLQITAVVSDAEGCLKNLFKIFNADKNFLIKEHNGMTMLNIVSLNKRKGFVKYYFSNDYMIKSLEYASKYQSQEELNKFSDMLYDYDNTTIMSINNYNFGYNPNERFGSLTIETDNDAKIYIEGEYKGSGNIELNNIEKNDDIEVIVKREGYVDEKFEVPVKEKKKTTVIVNQAKKLSLKQVSYQSDLDWSDYYIRPDFKKEKRGMGPFWTTIGICAVGTGIYAGVTDGAELIPIAALAGGLVGLLPGLIVGAAMSGKPLPNNIKYNENLREQAIYNAKEKVKEEELKRKESIMFENNKIKEKNDINLKNRLIKYKIGDGEYQYILKPADK, translated from the coding sequence ATGAAACATTTACTATTTTATTTATTTATTTTATTAACAATAAATCTTAATGCTCAAACTTATGACCACCCTTTGAATAACCCTATATATAGAGGGATTATTCGTGAGAATTTTAATGTGTCAAATCAAACAATTGATGATGCCATAATTTTTGATAATTTTTTGACAACTATAAGGAAGAATAAAAATTTACCAAATAAATTAGAAAGATACTCAAATTTTAATTTGCCTAGCCATGGCCCCGAGCAGTTAATTAAAGAGTATCAATATAAAAAATCAGAAATAGATGCTGCCTGTAAAACTCTTCGAGTAGATAATGAAATAAGATTAGAACGAGATATTGATGAAATAACAAAGTTTTTTGAAAGGAAACTTAAGGAACATAATGTTAATTTATCAACTGGGAATCAATATGCAGATGTATTATTAAAAGAAGGTACAAAGGATGCAGTTTTGGAGACTATTAAAGAAAATAGAGAAAAAAAGATTGAAGAAGCAAGGAGGGATGCAGAGAAACAATTAAGATACGAACTTGAGTCAAAATTAATACCAATCAAAGAAAAGATGTTGGTTGAAAATTCCGAAGCAATGAAAAACTACTTAAATGCATTTTCGCATTCCATTTCTGAAAAAGATGAAATAAACTACTTTGAAAAATATAACTTCAGTAAATGCTGTTACGATTATATAAAGAATAATTATTCTATCGATGATACAAAATGGTTAAATCCTGATTGCTTTATAAAAAATAACGGATCTTTGAATTATACGGTAGATAATACGGACCCTGATTATATAAAGATTGCTTTTCGAAAATACTCTTTATATAAGAAGTATAATTTTGAAGAGTTATTAAATGCAACTGAAAAGTTTTTATCTGATGGAATAATACAAAATCCTCATAATGCTGAAGCACACATTTTAATGTCCGAAGTAGCTGGTGATATTATTGATAAATATTCTTCTATTTGTATTGCTTCACATTTAAAGCCAAATAATAATGACATAAAACATAAAAAGATAAGTATTAAGGAAGATTATATAAAGGAACTTAAAGTTGCAATTGAAAATAATGATAGATCATTTATTAACAGAAGTATTGAAAAAAAAATAATATCAGATATAATAATTGATGGTGTTACACTGGTTGAATATTCAATAATGAAGAATAAGAAACTCATCATGGATATGTTAATTCTTGATAATGAGTCAAATATCTCTGTAAATTATTTGCAGATAACAGCTGTTGTATCTGATGCTGAAGGTTGTCTAAAGAATCTTTTTAAAATATTTAATGCTGATAAAAATTTTCTGATAAAAGAGCATAATGGAATGACTATGCTTAATATTGTTTCTTTAAATAAAAGGAAGGGTTTCGTGAAATATTATTTTTCGAATGATTATATGATTAAATCATTAGAGTATGCATCAAAATACCAGAGTCAAGAAGAGCTGAATAAATTTTCAGATATGCTTTATGACTATGATAATACAACAATAATGTCTATTAATAATTATAATTTTGGATACAATCCAAATGAAAGATTTGGTAGTTTGACAATTGAGACAGATAATGATGCAAAAATATATATTGAAGGTGAATATAAAGGCAGCGGTAATATTGAATTAAATAATATTGAAAAAAATGATGATATTGAAGTTATTGTAAAAAGAGAAGGCTATGTAGATGAAAAATTTGAAGTACCTGTGAAAGAAAAGAAAAAAACAACTGTAATAGTTAATCAAGCAAAGAAACTTTCTTTAAAACAAGTATCCTACCAATCTGATTTAGATTGGTCAGATTATTATATAAGACCTGATTTTAAAAAGGAAAAACGTGGAATGGGACCATTTTGGACAACTATTGGAATATGTGCTGTTGGGACTGGTATTTATGCTGGTGTAACTGATGGTGCTGAGTTAATTCCTATAGCAGCACTTGCAGGTGGTCTTGTAGGACTTCTCCCCGGTTTAATAGTTGGAGCTGCAATGAGTGGAAAGCCACTCCCAAATAACATTAAGTACAATGAAAATTTAAGAGAACAAGCAATATACAATGCTAAAGAAAAAGTAAAAGAAGAAGAGTTGAAGCGAAAAGAGTCAATTATGTTTGAAAATAATAAAATAAAAGAAAAAAATGATATTAATCTAAAAAACCGATTAATTAAATACAAAATTGGTGATGGTGAATATCAATATATTTTAAAACCTGCAGATAAATAA
- a CDS encoding Fic family protein: MKEFIQILDKYFSLTKEHILNFEKFNNYALVHHSNSIEGSSLTEAETILLLDEKLTPHSKPLNDTYMAVDHYAALNYILDIAKSKELLSEEIIKKTSEFIMKNTGSKISSIAGDFDSSKGEYRKLTVRAGNRTFIDYKKVPDYVRKLISYINLNINKSKDFIDIYKLSFDAHFQMVSIHPFADGNGRLSRLLMNYVQHYHKLPLSVIYNQDKINYYSALENTRKKEDINIFYDFMFEQTKKHLKAQINILKNKPKIKNNKQGFMFLY; this comes from the coding sequence ATGAAAGAATTCATTCAAATATTAGATAAGTATTTTTCTTTAACAAAAGAACATATATTGAATTTTGAGAAATTTAATAATTATGCTCTTGTTCATCATTCTAATTCAATAGAAGGCTCTTCACTTACCGAAGCAGAAACAATTCTTTTACTCGATGAAAAACTTACACCTCATTCTAAACCTTTGAATGATACTTATATGGCTGTAGATCATTATGCGGCTTTAAATTATATTTTAGATATTGCAAAAAGTAAAGAATTGCTTTCTGAGGAAATAATTAAAAAAACATCTGAATTTATTATGAAGAATACCGGAAGCAAAATATCTTCAATAGCAGGTGATTTTGATTCTTCAAAAGGTGAATACAGAAAATTAACAGTAAGAGCAGGAAACAGAACATTTATTGACTATAAAAAAGTTCCTGATTATGTAAGAAAACTAATATCTTATATAAATTTAAATATTAATAAATCGAAAGATTTTATTGATATTTACAAATTATCTTTTGATGCACATTTTCAGATGGTTTCAATACATCCTTTTGCTGACGGTAACGGAAGACTGTCAAGACTGTTAATGAATTATGTGCAACATTATCATAAATTGCCGCTTTCAGTTATTTATAATCAAGATAAGATTAATTATTATTCTGCACTTGAAAACACAAGGAAAAAAGAAGATATTAATATTTTTTATGATTTTATGTTTGAGCAAACTAAAAAACATTTAAAAGCTCAAATAAATATATTAAAAAACAAGCCAAAAATCAAAAACAATAAACAAGGGTTTATGTTCTTATATTGA
- a CDS encoding HAMP domain-containing histidine kinase: MNKNYKHLTFLIIAILLFALSYFIYKIEKRKATDYVDTELIEKRIQELESELKIIISETEKSITEHKEELKESSNSILFDIIDIKAGNNFSILVYQNDSLKYWSNNSVPIPYKYSEASFSNKRLVKLENGWYDIIKEENEDFLIVGLLKIKNGFFYENQHLNRDYTLGINIPSTYVISEKPISIGVDIKSESGEYLFSLILPIENNNSENTKSDLPASIFFLSIVFLLIFLSKQNQHFSEYNYSYLYSSLISAGVVFLFILIIKFQVTYYIFNSNSFNQNIFINNLPLLTIGEIFLFSVVLLFIINNLFRIIPLESLIESLVKKSKYILTAIFTGIILLIFIYFTYINNIVEDMIVKSDIFFNIQNILTINIINITAHLIIGILYASFLLLLDHFIRFSERLSTVRHILISVLFAEIILISTNYFRICPGNLFESLSFFIITITIVLIRFYKQEYSYYSIIILIFLLTVFTVIFENKHTQIKENYKQENLISLLANERDEMAEQFLTEINERLNADTGIVNILRNINENQYQIIFNYLKRKYFYGYWEKYDLELVLCGNSEFYRDENQTANCEGFYTEEFNQSGVKIDNTSFWHMNYNTGKITYTGFVDVPDEIDKRSLILYITLSEKLISKSLGYPKLLIDKSSVIKSEFEDYSYAKYTTGVLAVKYGKYQYDLIENDFSESDEKKYFKELNGYKHLILTNKSGQKFILSRIIPQVYDLIISFAYLFVLYNFLIFIAILIFNHKFVLKRLNFDFKNQIRFSMILILLISFFLFGAGTIYYAVKENKRVNNKEMTDKVQSVLIELTHKLYEEDKLTPEWHTDKYDHLDELLIKFSQVFFSDINLYDLNGNLLATSRSEIFNRGLTGKQMNSKAFKMMVINKKTEFIQKENIGELEFSSIYIPFKNVRNKITAYINLPYFSKNDTLQKNLSNVLIATVNLYVVLFLITIFLAFFISTEITRPIRMLQSKFKALQLGKKHQEIIYNKKDEIGNLVNEYNLMVSKLEISAKKLAESERESAWREMAKQIAHEIKNPLTPMKLSIQLLQKTWYDNPENHKDFENRLNNVSETLIEQINTLSTIASEFSSFAKMPKTRKEEVDIAKKLKTVTGLFENTKNIDITLKLNNNENIQIIADKEQVSRVFINLIKNAVQSIPKDKKGKINIELTTYSSKAKIKIEDNGNGIPDDKKERLFEPSFTTKTTGMGIGLAIVKNIVNSAGGDIWFESEENIGTIFYVEFLKV; this comes from the coding sequence ATGAATAAAAATTATAAACACCTTACATTTTTAATAATTGCAATATTATTATTTGCTCTTTCTTATTTTATTTACAAAATTGAAAAAAGAAAAGCAACTGATTATGTTGATACAGAACTTATCGAAAAACGAATTCAGGAACTTGAAAGTGAGCTTAAAATAATTATTTCAGAAACTGAAAAAAGCATAACAGAACATAAAGAAGAACTGAAAGAATCTTCAAACAGCATATTATTCGATATAATTGATATTAAAGCCGGAAATAACTTCTCAATTCTTGTTTATCAAAACGATTCTCTAAAATATTGGTCAAATAATTCCGTTCCGATTCCTTATAAATATTCAGAAGCATCTTTCTCAAACAAACGGCTTGTAAAGTTAGAAAACGGATGGTATGATATCATTAAGGAAGAAAATGAAGACTTTTTGATTGTCGGATTACTTAAAATAAAAAACGGCTTCTTTTATGAAAACCAACACTTAAACCGCGACTATACACTTGGTATTAATATACCTTCAACATATGTCATTTCTGAAAAACCAATATCAATAGGGGTTGATATAAAATCAGAATCAGGTGAGTATTTATTTTCATTAATACTGCCGATTGAAAACAATAATTCGGAAAATACCAAATCAGATTTACCCGCAAGTATATTTTTTCTGAGTATCGTTTTTTTACTGATTTTTTTAAGCAAACAGAATCAACATTTTTCAGAGTATAATTATTCATATTTATATTCTTCTTTAATTTCGGCAGGAGTTGTTTTTTTATTTATATTAATTATAAAATTTCAGGTAACGTATTATATTTTCAATTCAAATTCTTTTAATCAAAATATTTTCATTAATAATTTACCACTGTTAACTATTGGAGAAATCTTTCTGTTTTCTGTTGTTTTATTGTTTATCATAAATAATTTATTCAGAATTATTCCTTTAGAAAGTCTTATTGAAAGTTTAGTTAAAAAAAGCAAATATATTCTGACAGCAATTTTTACCGGTATCATATTATTAATTTTTATATATTTTACATATATAAATAATATTGTTGAAGATATGATTGTTAAATCAGACATTTTTTTTAACATACAAAACATACTGACAATCAACATTATCAATATTACTGCACATTTAATCATTGGTATATTATATGCATCATTCCTGTTGCTTCTTGATCATTTTATCAGGTTTTCGGAAAGATTATCTACGGTCCGGCATATATTAATTTCTGTTTTATTTGCAGAGATTATTTTAATATCAACAAATTATTTTAGAATCTGTCCGGGGAATTTATTTGAATCTCTTTCATTTTTTATTATTACAATAACAATAGTCCTTATAAGATTTTACAAACAAGAATATTCCTATTATTCAATTATTATCTTGATTTTTTTGCTTACAGTATTTACCGTAATATTTGAAAATAAACATACACAAATCAAAGAAAATTACAAGCAAGAAAATCTGATTTCTCTACTGGCAAATGAAAGAGATGAAATGGCTGAACAATTTTTGACGGAAATAAATGAACGCTTAAATGCTGATACAGGAATCGTAAATATACTAAGAAACATTAATGAGAATCAATATCAAATTATTTTTAATTATTTGAAACGCAAATACTTTTACGGATATTGGGAAAAGTATGATTTGGAACTTGTTCTGTGCGGAAATTCAGAATTTTACAGAGATGAAAATCAAACTGCAAATTGTGAAGGGTTTTACACTGAAGAATTTAACCAAAGCGGTGTAAAAATTGACAATACATCTTTTTGGCATATGAATTACAATACCGGAAAAATCACCTATACCGGTTTTGTTGATGTGCCCGATGAAATTGATAAGCGAAGCCTGATACTTTATATAACTTTAAGTGAAAAATTAATATCAAAGTCTTTGGGTTATCCCAAACTATTGATTGATAAAAGTTCTGTAATTAAATCTGAATTTGAAGATTACTCCTATGCAAAATATACAACCGGAGTACTGGCAGTTAAATACGGTAAATATCAATACGATTTGATTGAAAATGATTTTTCAGAATCCGATGAAAAAAAATATTTTAAAGAACTTAACGGATACAAACATCTGATATTAACAAATAAATCCGGTCAAAAGTTTATACTCAGCCGTATAATACCCCAAGTGTATGATTTGATAATTTCATTTGCATATCTGTTTGTATTGTATAATTTTCTGATTTTTATTGCGATACTAATATTCAATCACAAATTTGTGTTAAAGCGTTTAAATTTTGATTTTAAAAATCAAATCAGATTCTCAATGATTTTAATTCTGCTTATTTCTTTCTTTCTTTTTGGAGCAGGAACAATTTATTATGCCGTTAAAGAAAATAAAAGAGTAAATAATAAAGAAATGACTGATAAGGTTCAATCAGTGTTGATAGAATTAACGCATAAGTTGTATGAAGAAGATAAATTAACACCGGAATGGCATACTGATAAATATGACCATTTAGATGAATTATTAATCAAATTTTCTCAAGTATTTTTTTCAGACATAAATTTATATGATTTAAACGGAAACTTGCTTGCAACATCAAGATCAGAAATTTTTAACAGAGGACTTACAGGAAAACAAATGAACAGTAAGGCTTTTAAAATGATGGTAATCAATAAAAAAACAGAATTTATACAAAAAGAAAACATAGGTGAATTGGAATTTTCTTCCATATATATACCCTTTAAAAATGTCAGGAACAAAATCACAGCATATATTAATTTGCCGTATTTCAGTAAAAATGATACACTCCAAAAAAACCTGTCAAATGTTTTAATTGCTACTGTTAATTTATATGTAGTTCTTTTTCTGATTACAATCTTTTTGGCATTTTTTATATCAACTGAAATTACTCGCCCTATCAGAATGTTACAAAGTAAGTTTAAAGCACTGCAATTGGGGAAAAAACATCAAGAAATAATTTACAATAAAAAAGATGAAATAGGAAATCTGGTGAATGAATATAACTTGATGGTAAGCAAATTAGAGATTAGTGCAAAGAAACTTGCAGAATCAGAGAGAGAAAGTGCATGGAGAGAAATGGCAAAACAAATTGCTCATGAAATAAAGAATCCCCTCACGCCTATGAAACTCAGCATACAATTATTACAAAAAACTTGGTACGATAATCCTGAAAACCATAAAGATTTTGAAAACAGATTAAACAATGTTTCAGAAACCTTAATAGAACAAATAAATACCTTATCAACCATAGCTTCGGAATTTTCTTCTTTTGCTAAAATGCCCAAAACTCGTAAAGAAGAAGTTGATATTGCCAAAAAACTAAAAACAGTAACAGGTCTTTTTGAGAATACAAAGAACATTGATATTACACTGAAATTAAATAACAATGAAAATATACAAATAATTGCAGATAAAGAACAAGTATCAAGAGTATTTATAAATTTAATTAAAAACGCTGTTCAATCAATACCAAAAGACAAGAAAGGAAAAATAAATATTGAACTTACAACATATTCATCAAAAGCAAAAATAAAAATTGAAGATAACGGAAACGGAATACCTGATGATAAAAAAGAAAGGTTATTTGAACCCAGTTTTACAACAAAAACAACGGGCATGGGAATAGGTCTTGCAATTGTGAAAAACATAGTAAACAGTGCAGGCGGAGATATTTGGTTTGAGTCGGAAGAAAATATCGGAACAATATTTTATGTTGAATTTTTAAAGGTGTAA
- a CDS encoding AAA family ATPase, whose product MIIERKAYEILLRWKHLSNRKPLLIRGARQVGKTTLIRQFAKEFSIYIELNLEKDSERELFEIEDINKLLSAAYILKGVKPKNKSTLLFIDEIQESPKAIQKLRYFYEEKPDIFVIAAGSLLEFALSKVPAFPVGRIDYLYLHPINFEEYLSAIKNDEAIKILNTYPIPEYAHKQILRLFHDFIIIGGMPEIVKQYIISGNIATLSKSYNKLWQSFKDDTEKYAKNNTNQKIIRHVIETAPYETDRIKFEGFGNSVYRSREVGEALRSLDKAKIIQLIYPATNTEPPVNTDFKKRPRLQFIDTGLINHVLMLQGEMIALNDFNNFYKGKVIQHMVSQELMSVHEETEYKPHFWVREKKDSNSEVDLVYQYGKYIFPIEIKSGKQGRLRSLHQFIERTNHSYAIRLYAGKFNIEKTKTPGGKKYLLMNLPYYLGSKIPEYIKYFIENY is encoded by the coding sequence ATGATAATAGAAAGAAAAGCATACGAAATACTGCTTAGATGGAAACATCTGTCAAACAGAAAACCTTTGCTTATAAGAGGAGCAAGACAAGTCGGAAAAACTACATTAATAAGGCAGTTTGCTAAAGAATTCAGTATTTATATAGAACTAAACCTTGAAAAAGATTCGGAACGTGAATTATTCGAAATTGAAGACATTAACAAATTATTAAGTGCAGCATATATCTTAAAAGGTGTAAAACCTAAAAACAAAAGTACTTTATTATTTATTGATGAAATTCAAGAATCTCCGAAAGCAATTCAAAAATTAAGATACTTTTATGAAGAAAAACCTGATATTTTTGTTATTGCAGCAGGTTCTTTATTAGAGTTTGCATTAAGCAAAGTTCCGGCATTTCCGGTAGGAAGAATTGATTATTTATATTTACATCCGATAAATTTTGAGGAATATCTGTCAGCAATAAAAAATGATGAAGCAATTAAAATATTAAATACATATCCTATACCGGAGTATGCACATAAACAAATATTAAGACTGTTTCATGATTTTATTATTATCGGCGGTATGCCCGAAATTGTCAAGCAATACATTATTTCCGGAAATATTGCGACATTATCAAAAAGCTATAATAAGTTATGGCAATCTTTTAAAGATGATACAGAAAAATATGCTAAAAACAATACCAATCAAAAAATAATCAGGCATGTTATTGAAACTGCACCTTATGAAACAGACAGGATAAAATTTGAAGGTTTCGGAAATTCTGTTTACCGTTCGCGGGAAGTCGGAGAAGCATTACGGTCATTAGATAAAGCAAAGATTATTCAACTTATTTATCCTGCAACTAACACAGAACCACCTGTAAATACTGACTTCAAAAAAAGACCGCGATTACAGTTTATTGATACCGGACTTATAAATCATGTTTTAATGTTACAAGGAGAGATGATAGCTTTAAATGACTTTAACAACTTTTACAAAGGAAAAGTTATACAACATATGGTTTCTCAAGAACTTATGTCTGTACATGAAGAAACAGAATATAAACCTCACTTTTGGGTAAGAGAAAAGAAAGACAGTAATTCTGAAGTTGATTTAGTTTATCAATACGGAAAATACATCTTTCCGATTGAGATAAAATCAGGAAAACAGGGGCGATTAAGGTCTTTGCATCAATTTATTGAACGGACAAATCATTCGTATGCAATACGACTGTATGCAGGGAAATTCAATATTGAAAAAACAAAAACACCGGGAGGAAAAAAATATTTATTAATGAATTTACCCTATTATCTCGGCTCAAAGATTCCTGAATATATTAAATATTTTATTGAAAATTATTGA